A single Vulcanisaeta distributa DSM 14429 DNA region contains:
- a CDS encoding alpha-amylase family glycosyl hydrolase: MNKQPRRAAFVIGSFTAFMKPIELEFCGPDYCAYISLPPGKYYYRYLVDGEVVLDDGPTENGFNVLKLGGSIRRVHENRRRLFRAIYGIFVDRFGCKRKGGPRDRLGGDLSFITDKLSYIRSMGFDAIYLTPIFRAMSYHRYDVVDYINVDDDLGGNNAFKELLRRAHELGIKVILDLPIHHTGSEHPAFRAALSGDPKYSHWYYIYNGDYEKFMDVKRMPKLNMKFAGEWVKGIVLHWALVGVDAFRIDVGAGIPPWFLWDLRNFINKPLIAEVWGDPFLWRNAVDGVMNYQVWEPLIKFLRDEINAEDFAQVLKRQLNVLPKHFLINSWLFVDTHDTPRAITMLNNDIEKFKAALAFIYTWIGTPMLYYGDEVMLEGGPDPDNRRCMDWKRVNGPNTLHEFVRRLSGLNLMPRRIIVNSSELIYYDNKFEVRLSNRPRRYGSGVLSGDYFIIKGR, from the coding sequence GTGAATAAGCAGCCCAGGAGGGCCGCCTTTGTTATCGGTAGTTTTACGGCGTTTATGAAGCCTATTGAACTTGAGTTTTGTGGTCCTGATTATTGTGCTTACATCTCATTACCTCCGGGTAAGTATTACTATAGGTACTTAGTTGATGGTGAGGTGGTTCTTGATGATGGTCCTACGGAAAATGGATTCAATGTGCTTAAACTCGGTGGTTCTATTAGGAGGGTTCATGAGAATAGGCGTAGGTTGTTCAGGGCGATTTACGGTATTTTCGTTGATAGGTTTGGGTGTAAGAGGAAGGGCGGTCCTAGGGATAGGCTTGGTGGTGACTTATCCTTCATTACGGACAAGCTCAGTTATATTAGGTCTATGGGCTTTGATGCGATTTACTTAACGCCAATTTTCAGGGCGATGTCCTACCATAGGTACGATGTTGTTGATTACATTAATGTCGATGATGATCTAGGCGGTAATAATGCGTTTAAGGAATTACTAAGGAGAGCTCATGAACTTGGTATTAAGGTTATACTTGATTTACCCATACATCACACTGGTTCTGAGCACCCCGCCTTTAGGGCTGCTCTGAGTGGTGACCCTAAGTATTCTCACTGGTACTACATTTATAATGGTGATTATGAGAAGTTCATGGATGTTAAGAGGATGCCTAAGCTTAACATGAAGTTCGCCGGTGAGTGGGTTAAGGGTATCGTACTTCATTGGGCGTTGGTGGGTGTTGATGCCTTTAGGATCGATGTGGGCGCCGGCATACCACCCTGGTTTTTGTGGGACCTAAGGAACTTCATTAATAAGCCGTTAATCGCCGAGGTTTGGGGTGATCCATTTCTATGGAGAAATGCGGTTGATGGAGTTATGAATTACCAGGTCTGGGAACCGTTAATTAAGTTTCTTCGTGATGAAATTAACGCCGAGGATTTCGCCCAGGTGCTTAAGAGACAATTGAACGTATTACCAAAGCACTTCCTAATTAACTCCTGGCTCTTTGTGGATACACACGATACGCCAAGGGCAATAACAATGCTTAACAATGACATTGAGAAGTTTAAGGCGGCGTTAGCATTCATATACACCTGGATTGGGACCCCAATGCTTTACTACGGTGATGAGGTAATGCTTGAGGGAGGTCCTGACCCTGATAATAGGAGGTGTATGGATTGGAAAAGAGTTAACGGCCCCAATACCCTTCATGAATTCGTAAGAAGGCTTTCAGGACTAAACCTAATGCCTAGGCGTATAATAGTTAACTCAAGTGAATTGATTTATTATGATAATAAATTCGAGGTTAGGTTAAGTAATAGAC
- the lysS gene encoding lysine--tRNA ligase: protein MSYTHWVDRIANQVLERCRSEGKDECVLNGGLSVSGLQHIGRLRGEIILNSIIAEKLRDAGLRVKQVLTLYTMDPWKGKDKQLEQFLNPEVGRKYVEWPLERVPDPKGCHKSWVDHYWRDFGDYLDYFAKNVEVITTGEMYREHPRMREFIVMTMRNREKLIEVINKYRGRNPYPKDWIPFEPICENCGRIGTAEVTKLDLDKYEVEYRCTYCGHVGRAKLTDGKLPWRVEWVGVWYTLQVDFEPYGKDHAMPGGSRDSAVEIAKTVYGVNPPLGTWYEWVGYVVNGKDVGDMGSSDFIGFTPREWVEVAEPEVLRYIYIFHEPTKRLTFSLDSIYQYVDIYDRAERLYYGVDKPSPKEKDYLDLIIKSYEYAQLRRPLPKEMPFQLPYLHAVALIQTLPQSLGEEELMERVIKRLKETKILTKELDDLSRERIKSRLIRARNWVNKYAPETYRIRVLNELPDSIRASLTDIQRSKLGLLLQELEKIDVWNEDNIKEAMKRVPRENKDVEKTFFEATYLIFFGKPSGPRIAPYLAMLGKDFVLNRLRDALR, encoded by the coding sequence ATGAGTTATACCCATTGGGTTGATAGGATAGCGAACCAAGTTCTTGAGAGGTGCCGTAGTGAGGGTAAGGATGAGTGCGTACTTAACGGCGGCTTAAGTGTTTCTGGGCTTCAACACATTGGTAGGCTTAGGGGTGAGATAATACTGAATAGCATCATCGCCGAGAAATTAAGGGATGCAGGATTAAGGGTTAAGCAGGTCCTGACTCTATACACGATGGATCCCTGGAAGGGTAAGGATAAGCAGCTTGAGCAGTTCCTGAATCCTGAGGTTGGTAGGAAGTACGTTGAATGGCCTCTCGAGCGCGTTCCTGACCCTAAGGGTTGCCATAAGTCCTGGGTTGATCATTACTGGAGGGACTTTGGTGATTACCTTGATTATTTTGCAAAGAATGTTGAGGTTATAACAACCGGCGAAATGTACAGGGAGCATCCCAGGATGAGGGAGTTTATAGTAATGACTATGAGGAATAGGGAGAAGTTAATTGAGGTCATTAATAAGTATAGGGGTAGGAACCCGTATCCAAAGGACTGGATACCCTTCGAACCGATATGCGAGAACTGTGGTAGGATTGGTACTGCGGAGGTCACGAAACTGGATTTGGATAAGTACGAGGTTGAGTATAGGTGCACGTATTGCGGCCATGTTGGTAGGGCTAAGTTAACTGATGGTAAGCTTCCATGGAGGGTTGAGTGGGTTGGTGTTTGGTACACGTTGCAGGTTGACTTTGAGCCTTACGGCAAAGATCATGCAATGCCCGGTGGTTCCAGGGACTCCGCAGTTGAGATCGCGAAGACCGTTTATGGTGTCAACCCACCATTGGGTACTTGGTATGAGTGGGTTGGTTATGTGGTTAATGGTAAGGACGTAGGCGATATGGGTAGCAGTGACTTCATAGGTTTTACACCGAGGGAGTGGGTTGAGGTTGCGGAGCCTGAGGTTCTTAGGTACATATACATATTCCATGAACCAACGAAGAGGCTTACCTTCAGTCTCGACTCTATCTATCAATACGTGGATATATATGATAGGGCTGAGCGCCTTTACTATGGCGTTGACAAGCCAAGCCCTAAGGAGAAGGATTACCTTGACCTAATTATCAAGTCCTACGAGTATGCACAACTAAGGAGACCATTGCCTAAGGAAATGCCCTTCCAATTACCATACCTACATGCCGTTGCACTTATCCAGACATTACCCCAATCACTGGGTGAGGAGGAACTTATGGAGAGAGTTATCAAGAGACTGAAGGAGACCAAGATACTCACTAAGGAATTGGACGATCTATCCCGTGAGAGGATTAAATCAAGGCTCATTAGGGCCCGTAATTGGGTCAATAAGTATGCACCTGAGACATATAGGATTAGGGTTCTTAATGAGTTACCTGATTCAATAAGGGCGTCATTAACAGACATCCAAAGGAGTAAACTGGGCTTGCTACTTCAGGAGCTTGAGAAGATTGATGTTTGGAATGAGGATAACATTAAGGAGGCGATGAAGAGGGTCCCCAGGGAAAATAAGGATGTTGAGAAGACATTCTTTGAGGCCACATACCTAATATTCTTTGGTAAGCCAAGCGGCCCAAGGATCGCGCCTTACCTGGCAATGCTTGGTAAGGATTTTGTCCTTAATAGGTTAAGGGATGCATTGAGGTGA
- a CDS encoding MoaD/ThiS family protein, with the protein MRIKVKFFGDLYELVGAFRIELETPNGLSIRDLIDLISHTFNPKFAEAVLDGDGRLRGEYVVLVNGKAIEWLNGLATKLNDNDEVVFLPPAEGG; encoded by the coding sequence GTGAGGATTAAGGTTAAGTTTTTTGGTGATCTTTATGAGTTAGTTGGTGCATTTAGAATAGAACTTGAAACCCCAAACGGCCTTTCTATACGTGATCTTATTGATCTCATTTCCCATACGTTCAATCCTAAGTTTGCTGAGGCTGTGCTTGATGGTGATGGCAGGCTTAGGGGTGAGTACGTGGTCCTAGTTAATGGTAAAGCCATTGAGTGGCTTAATGGCCTTGCTACGAAACTTAACGATAATGATGAGGTAGTGTTTCTACCGCCCGCTGAGGGTGGTTGA